The DNA region TGGCTGAACTCAGTGTCCTGCCCCAGCATCTGAAGGCGCCGCAAGTCAGTCGCTATGCCGGGCTAGATATCCGCCTGTGCCAATCGGGCAGTAGCGTCAATAAGGCTTCACGGCTGAGCAAGGCGGGTAATGCCTATCTACGAAGCGCCCTCTACATGCCGGCACTGAGCGCGGTACGACATGACCCAAACGCCAAGGCCTTCTACCTGTCCCTACAACGCCGTGGCAAAAAGAAAATACAGGCCGTATGCGCCGTCATGCGCAAGTACCTGACCGGGCTTTGGGCTTGCATCCAACTGGGCGAACCCTTCGACTCCAGCAAGCTATTCAGCAAAATCCATCTGGCTGAAGCTTGACGTCCAACAGAGTATCTACGGTTTTACGCAGCTCCCGTAGGTTGGTGCTGAGCCGCAGGCGATGCCCAACAAGGAGTCGCACGGCGACTCCCTTTGGAGCTGTCAGCCACTCAAGTCGGCAACACGCCCCGCGCACGCGACAGGGTCAACGCCAGGTCCTCGATCATGTCTTCCTGGCCACCGACGGTGCCGCGCCGACCTAGCTCCACCAGCAGTTCGCGAGCGGAGATGCCGTACTTCTGTTCAGCGCGCTTGGCAAACAGCAGGAAGGAGCTGTAGACCCCGGCGTAGCCCAGGGTCAGGGCGTCGCGGTCGAGGCGGATCGGCTGATCCATCATCGGCACCACCAGATCCTCGGCCACGTCCATGATTGCGTAGAGGTCGACGCCGCTGTCCACGCCCATGCGCTTGAGCACCGCGACGAACACCTCCAGCGGCGTATTGCCGGCACCGGCACCGAGGCCCGCCACCGAGCCGTCGATACGCGCCGCGCCGGCCTCGATCGCGGCCAGGGAGTTGGCGATGGCCATGCCCATATTGTGATGGCCGTGGAAGCCGACCTCGGTCTCGGGGCGTAGTTCGGCACGCAGCAGACCGATCTTCTGGCTGACCTCATCCGGCAGCATGTAGCCGGCCGAGTCGGTGCAATAGATGCAGTTAGCGCCGTAGCTCTCCATCAAACGCGCCTGCTCCAGCAGTTTCTCGGCGCTGAGCATGTGCGCCATCATCAGGAAGCCGACGGTATCCAGGCCCATCTTCGCGGCCATGCCGATATGCTGCTGGGACACGTCCGCCTCGGTGCAGTGGGTCGCCACGCGAA from Pseudomonas cavernicola includes:
- the dmpG gene encoding 4-hydroxy-2-oxovalerate aldolase; this translates as MNLHGKSVTLHDMSLRDGMHAKRHQISLEEMVKVASGLDAAGIPLIEVTHGDGLGGASLNYGFPAHSDEEYFAAVVPMMKQAKISALLLPGIGTVEHLKMAHDHGISTIRVATHCTEADVSQQHIGMAAKMGLDTVGFLMMAHMLSAEKLLEQARLMESYGANCIYCTDSAGYMLPDEVSQKIGLLRAELRPETEVGFHGHHNMGMAIANSLAAIEAGAARIDGSVAGLGAGAGNTPLEVFVAVLKRMGVDSGVDLYAIMDVAEDLVVPMMDQPIRLDRDALTLGYAGVYSSFLLFAKRAEQKYGISARELLVELGRRGTVGGQEDMIEDLALTLSRARGVLPT